In Kwoniella dejecticola CBS 10117 chromosome 7, complete sequence, the genomic stretch AAGGTGTGGCCGATTCGGTCGTCTCGGATCTGAAGGTAAGACCTTATCGATACTACCACAATCATCTGTCATGTCACAAAAAGTGCTAGTGACTGATGATGCCGCAGAATCTGCAAGCCGCTGTTAAAGCTGCTTTGGATCGGGCCGTGCGAGATAATGACCTGGTATATGTCTGCCCTATCCCGCCTGCCAACCAGCTCCCGCCGCTCAACGGCGTCGGCATGGTCAAGGTCGCCATACCTACCGAGGTCTCCGATCCTATCGCATGGTTGATGGGTGGAGGAGCGGGTATGCCAGCGTTGTTCAGCGCCTTGGTACCCTATGGAGTGCATCTGGCTTTAAGTAAGTGGACGATTTCTCTTGATGCTGATCCGACAAGCGACTAATCCCATTCACAGGTATATATGACGACAGGAAAGACACCTTGGTCCGGGAGCTGGATGGGAAGCGAGAAGAATTAGACGGTGTGGCCgcgaggtgagctgaatgTGCTGCTCGTTGGAGCGTGCTTGGCTGACATCGTGCACAGTACACTTCAATCTCTCAACTTACCGGGATCAATACAAGCTCTTGAAAGGCCAGTCGGTTTGCCTCCCTCATTGCtcaagaaggcggaggaagtGGACTCAAACGGTGGTGTTGATCGTATCCGAAGTCTGTTACAAGAGGTCGAAAGGTTATCCAAGGCGAATACACAAGCGCTCAATGATGTACGTCGGCTGTTCCATTTTCTGCATCAAATCACATAGTAGCTGATACTGGGAGCAGGCAATGGATATCCTGGATCAGGAAGCTACCGAAAACGAGACGCTTCTTAGCCGTCAGCCTGGACTTCAAGCCAATCGTGCACCATCGCACATCGCCAATCAGCCTCTCATTGCGACTGCTCAGCAATACGATGCAACAATTCGTCAGGCAGCAGGCAGTGACGGCACAGTCAGGGTCAAATGGGAAGAGTGGAGTCGCCTGATTGAGATCCTGGCCGGtggagaggtgagctgcaGACGCCGCGCCAGCATCATCTTGCCGGGATGCGAAAACTCATTTGCTGCTTCAGGACGATATCAATGATTATGTCCCTTCGacgtcatcgtcaagtaACGGATCCTCATCATTACCACCCTCTGTCCGTCCGATTCGAGGATCTCTCGAAGAGCTGGACGACCGCATCGCACATCGAGCCAGACTAGTGCACGACGCGAAAAACATCGCAGCGGCTGACGATATAAGACCTGCCGTTCTGACCGAAGCTACCCGCTTGGCTCATGGGGGTACAGGTGATGTCAAGACTGAGTGGTTCGAGGATCTGTTTGGGCGCAGCTTGGAAAAGTATGATCGAATaaaggaagaaatggatgCTGAGGGGTCTAAGCAGGATTCCTTGCTTGAACACATACGGGTAAGTGATTGCACAATGGTAAAACAGCAGGATCACTAATGATGTGGGGTCATCGTTTCAGAGCCAGAATGACGCGTTCATATCagaaagaaaggatgatCCGATAGTGAAAGAACGAGAGAGGAAATTGCAGGATATGGACCTGGCCTACTGGAAACGGAGAGAAATCGTCGACAACGCGGAGGAAGGGATCAAGTTCTACAACTCGTTTGCGGAGATGTTGAATCAGTTCAAGGGTACTTGTACGCAGTTCCTGAATTCAAGGAGAGCGGATGTCGGGTCAGTCAAGTATCCTAGCCTCCAGACTGTATATACAAGTTGAGCTGAAAATGGTCAATGTCAGGCAAATCACGAACCAATTCCAGAATGTATCGTTCAACGAGACGCCTTCATCTCATACACCTCCGCCGGGCCAGGCGGAACAATCATATCCCTCGCCAGCAcaacatcaatctcaatctcccgCTCCATCTGTTCACAGACCACCTTCACCGCCGAAGCCTTTCCTTGCTCACCCAAATTCCAGTCAATGGCAATCCGGTGCAGATTTCttacctccgcctccgccacCGCCTATCCTG encodes the following:
- a CDS encoding pH-response regulator protein palA/RIM20: MVLWLTEYLPQSNFLPVPTKRALPLPSFSQHLLNYISTHFRDAHPEAFKRDVESLVALRKEWVEAKAEGHPEIVRGLMRYHAQLAFLLTKFPSDISLQFTYHLPFPPSYSLTPDAPISLASLTFERASVLFNIAGLYASMAAAERRAEAESIKRALGYLSASAGVLEHLIRNLLPTLQSELSSPHAAGYDMSESFLGTIKEFVLAEAQECYWQQAVLQGSYKNGLIGKLSMKVSEYYKAALTSMNGTDYPSSSFFPPNWIAHITVKQNHFEAAAQYRLSQEDLEKSRYGEEIARLRVAEGLAKKGLEAGKKGVADSVVSDLKNLQAAVKAALDRAVRDNDLVYVCPIPPANQLPPLNGVGMVKVAIPTEVSDPIAWLMGGGAGMPALFSALVPYGVHLALSIYDDRKDTLVRELDGKREELDGVAASTLQSLNLPGSIQALERPVGLPPSLLKKAEEVDSNGGVDRIRSLLQEVERLSKANTQALNDAMDILDQEATENETLLSRQPGLQANRAPSHIANQPLIATAQQYDATIRQAAGSDGTVRVKWEEWSRLIEILAGGEDDINDYVPSTSSSSNGSSSLPPSVRPIRGSLEELDDRIAHRARLVHDAKNIAAADDIRPAVLTEATRLAHGGTGDVKTEWFEDLFGRSLEKYDRIKEEMDAEGSKQDSLLEHIRSQNDAFISERKDDPIVKERERKLQDMDLAYWKRREIVDNAEEGIKFYNSFAEMLNQFKGTCTQFLNSRRADVGQITNQFQNVSFNETPSSHTPPPGQAEQSYPSPAQHQSQSPAPSVHRPPSPPKPFLAHPNSSQWQSGADFLPPPPPPPILRSGGIQTQPRSAPPPPADSAPRRVTRASAAAAKGPIGDADRNPYAKGTRRGGGGVV